From Triticum urartu cultivar G1812 chromosome 2, Tu2.1, whole genome shotgun sequence, a single genomic window includes:
- the LOC125538710 gene encoding protein THYLAKOID ASSEMBLY 8, chloroplastic-like has protein sequence MLSSSLAFSPHRLATSTAAVRRSTSSTITMRDRGKNRKPMQRGRYLSTEAIQAVQSLKRATLSGAPAGGAVATDPKLRRLLKADMVAVFRELAAQGEAHLALKVFEEIRKEHWYKPRLFWYVDLITVLARKGLRSEVGKACSYLKREQLEPDTDGFNLLLKTLLDAEFTQLTMDCFRLMKLWDTEPDRTTYITLVKGLESLGEMDLSAKMRLEAESDYGALWDFFDEEETTET, from the exons ATGCTCTCCTCGTCGCTCGCCTTCTCACCCCACCGCCTAGCCACTTCCACCGCCGCTGTTCGCCGGAGCACATCTTCCACCATCACGATGCGGGACCGGGGCAAGAACCGGAAGCCGATGCAGCGGGGGCGCTACCTCAGCACCGAGGCCATCCAGGCCGTCCAGTCGCTCAAGCGCGCCACCCTCTCTGGAGCCCCCGCCGGCGGCGCCGTCGCGACGGACCCCAAGCTGCGGCGGCTGCTGAAGGCCGACATGGTCGCCGTCTTCCGCGAGCTCGCGGCGCAGGGCGAGGCCCACCTGGCACTCAAG GTCTTTGAGGAGATTCGAAAGGAGCACTGGTACAAGCCTAGGTTGTTCTGGTATGTTGATCTTATTACAGTGCTTGCTAGGAAAGGATTGAGGTCCGAGGTTGGCAAAGCCTGTTCGTATCTGAAGAGGGAACAATTGGAACCTGACACGGATGGTTTCAATCTGCTTCTGAAGACACTCTTAGATGCTGAGTTCACACAATTAACAATGGACTGCTTCCGTCTTATGAAACTATGGGACACGGAACCTGACAGGACAACATACATAACACTTGTCAAGGGTCTTGAATCCCTAGGAGAGATGGATCTATCTGCTAAGATGAGGTTGGAAGCAGAAAGTGACTATGGTGCCCTCTGGGACTTCTTTGACGAAGAGGAGACGACTGAGACTTGA
- the LOC125533632 gene encoding 2-oxoglutarate-dependent dioxygenase DAO-like, with protein sequence MVEIPVVDLRLAGAQPEESARLRDACERLGCFRVYGHGVPAALQAEMKAAVRALFDLPDEAKRRNADIIAGSGYVAPSPANPLYEAFGLLDAAAPVDVDAFCARLDAPPRARETVKSYAEAMHELIVDVAGKVAASLGLEGHPFQDWPCQFRINRYNYTQDTVGSSGVQIHTDSGFLTVLQEDDCVGGLEVLDPATGEFVRVDPVPGSFLVNIGDVGTAWSNGRLHTVKHRVQCVAAVPRISIAMFLLAPKDDRVCAPEAFVDAQHPRRFKAFNYDDYRKLRLSTGERAGEALARMAA encoded by the exons ATGGTGGAGATCCCGGTGGTCGACCTGCGGCTCGCCGGCGCGCAGCCGGAGGAGTCGGCGCGGCTGCGGGACGCGTGCGAGCGCCTGGGTTGCTTCCGCGTGTACGGCCACGGCGTGCCCGCGGCGCTCCAGGCGGAGATGAAGGCCGCCGTGCGCGCGCTCTTCGACCTCCCCGACGAAGCCAAGCGCCGCAACGCCGACATCATCGCCGGCAGCGGCTACGTCGCGCCCAGCCCCGCCAACCCGCTCTACGAGGCCTTCGGCCTCCTGGACGCCGCCGCCCCCGTCGACGTCGACGCCTTCTGCGCGCGCCTCgacgcgccgccccgcgccag GGAGACCGTCAAGAGCTACGCCGAGGCGATGCACGAGCTGATCGTGGACGTCGCCGGCAAGGTGGCCGCGAGCCTGGGGCTGGAGGGCCACCCGTTCCAGGACTGGCCGTGCCAGTTCCGCATCAACAGGTACAACTACACGCAGGACACCGTGGGGTCCTCGGGCGTGCAGATCCACACGGACTCCGGCTTCCTCACCGTGCTCCAGGAGGACGACTGCGTCGGCGGCCTCGAGGTGCTGGACCCCGCCACCGGCGAGTTCGTCCGCGTCGACCCCGTCCCCGGCTCGTTCCTCGTCAACATCGGCGACGTCGGCACG GCGTGGAGCAACGGGAGGCTGCACACCGTGAAGCACCGGGTGCAGTGCGTGGCGGCGGTGCCCCGCATCTCGATCGCCATGTTCCTGCTCGCGCCCAAGGACGACAGGGTGTGCGCGCCGGAGGCGTTCGTCGACGCGCAGCACCCGCGCCGGTTCAAGGCGTTCAACTACGATGACTACAGAAAGCTCCGGCTGTCCACCGGCGAGCGCGCCGGCGAGGCGCTCGCTCGAATGGCTGCGTGA